A region of Verrucomicrobiia bacterium DNA encodes the following proteins:
- a CDS encoding type II secretion system protein, translating to MNTPSLPPSQGSRRAFTLIELLVVIAIIAILAGMLLPALSRAKDRAQNTVDLNNVKQILLASHMYATDNGDYLAHPGWGSDLTGPDCWLYATRNNGRIPGGPNAPSSAAGRDKNSPQYSNQVLFFRIGQLGPFLTTPKVLECPKDVALRGSGRQRTWWMARPVKLSSYCWNGTIGGYCGPRARDLGGRTYKTSDFLPLDIQLWEQNETDGFFFNDGGNHPETGGEGVSQRHAGGANYSGTARNQDRGGGAMVGRFGGTANFIKLKLFNDFLDQRIQPRPNELLNGPGYQR from the coding sequence ATGAACACTCCAAGCCTTCCCCCATCTCAGGGCAGCCGCCGCGCTTTCACGCTGATTGAGCTGCTCGTCGTCATCGCCATCATCGCCATCCTGGCCGGCATGCTGTTGCCTGCGCTCAGCCGAGCCAAGGATCGCGCCCAGAACACGGTGGATCTCAACAACGTCAAACAGATCCTGCTGGCGAGCCATATGTACGCGACCGACAACGGTGACTATTTGGCTCATCCGGGCTGGGGTTCGGACCTGACCGGTCCGGATTGCTGGCTGTACGCCACCCGGAACAACGGGCGCATTCCGGGAGGGCCAAATGCCCCGTCCAGCGCCGCCGGCCGGGACAAGAACTCCCCGCAGTACAGCAATCAGGTGCTGTTCTTCCGCATCGGCCAGCTCGGGCCGTTCCTCACCACGCCCAAGGTTCTGGAATGTCCGAAGGACGTCGCCCTGCGCGGGTCCGGGCGGCAGAGGACGTGGTGGATGGCCCGTCCGGTCAAGCTCTCGTCGTACTGCTGGAACGGCACCATCGGCGGCTACTGTGGACCGAGGGCTCGTGATCTTGGCGGCCGGACCTACAAAACCTCCGACTTCCTGCCGCTCGACATTCAGTTGTGGGAACAGAACGAAACCGACGGCTTCTTTTTCAACGACGGCGGCAATCATCCGGAGACCGGAGGCGAAGGGGTGTCCCAGCGCCATGCCGGCGGCGCCAATTACTCCGGAACGGCGCGCAACCAGGACCGGGGCGGCGGGGCGATGGTCGGCCGGTTCGGCGGGACGGCGAATTTCATCAAGCTCAAGCTGTTCAATGACTTCCTGGACCAGCGGATCCAGCCGCGCCCCAACGAATTGCTGAACGGGCCGGGCTACCAACGCTAA